One part of the Bacteroidia bacterium genome encodes these proteins:
- the guaA gene encoding glutamine-hydrolyzing GMP synthase has translation MNEKVLIIDFGSQFTQLIARRVREANVYCEIVPYNRPFPNDPDIKGVILSGGPSSVNDEDAPDFDLDTIIGKLPVLGICYGAQLIARNQGGIVSNSSKREYGRAIFEHSRSSQLLDMVDVQSQVWMSHGDTITQLPDGYFITGSTDSVEVAAFQHEELPVYCIQFHPEVTHSQQGFRIVQNFLQEICGLEGNWTPAAFIESTVAELKGQLQGQKVICGLSGGVDSTVAASLIHRAIGDDLYCVFVDNGILRKNEFEDVLKQYEQLGLNVIGVDAKDQFLGELEGISDPEKKRKTIGRVFIEVFQQEAEKLKDVHFLAQGTIYPDVIESVSVKGPSATIKSHHNVGGLPEKMNMKVVEPLRYLFKDEVRKVGRDLGLSEEFVGRHPFPGPGLAIRILGDISPEKVSLLQEVDHIFISELRAQDLYDKVWQAFAVLLPVSSVGVMGDERTYEQVVALRAVGSRDGMTADWSHLPYEFLAYVSNRIINEVKGVNRVVYDISSKPPATIEWE, from the coding sequence ATGAATGAGAAAGTCCTGATCATTGATTTCGGTTCGCAATTTACCCAACTGATTGCTCGAAGAGTTCGCGAGGCAAATGTCTATTGCGAAATCGTCCCTTATAACCGTCCTTTCCCCAATGATCCCGATATAAAAGGAGTAATTCTTTCCGGGGGTCCAAGTTCCGTAAATGATGAAGATGCTCCGGATTTCGATCTGGATACCATCATTGGAAAACTGCCGGTACTGGGAATTTGCTACGGCGCTCAGTTGATCGCCAGAAATCAGGGGGGAATTGTAAGCAATTCCTCTAAAAGAGAATACGGCCGGGCCATTTTTGAGCATAGCCGGAGTTCTCAATTGCTGGATATGGTCGATGTGCAAAGCCAGGTTTGGATGAGTCATGGGGATACCATTACCCAACTGCCGGATGGATACTTTATAACAGGCAGCACAGATTCTGTCGAAGTTGCTGCTTTTCAACATGAGGAATTGCCCGTGTATTGCATCCAATTTCACCCGGAAGTAACCCATTCTCAACAAGGTTTTAGGATTGTTCAGAACTTCCTGCAGGAGATATGTGGCCTGGAAGGAAATTGGACACCTGCAGCTTTTATCGAATCCACAGTTGCTGAGCTAAAAGGGCAATTACAAGGGCAGAAGGTGATTTGCGGGCTTTCCGGAGGAGTAGATTCGACGGTTGCTGCCAGCCTCATTCACAGAGCGATTGGAGATGATCTCTATTGCGTATTTGTTGATAATGGGATTTTGCGGAAGAATGAATTTGAAGATGTACTCAAGCAATATGAGCAATTAGGGCTCAATGTAATCGGGGTGGATGCAAAAGATCAGTTCCTGGGAGAACTTGAAGGCATCAGCGATCCTGAGAAGAAGCGCAAAACCATTGGTCGCGTATTTATAGAAGTCTTCCAACAGGAAGCGGAGAAACTCAAAGATGTTCACTTTCTCGCTCAGGGTACCATTTATCCGGATGTGATTGAAAGTGTTTCGGTGAAAGGCCCATCTGCGACAATCAAGTCTCACCACAATGTGGGAGGTCTGCCAGAGAAAATGAATATGAAGGTGGTTGAACCCCTGCGATATTTATTCAAGGATGAGGTTAGAAAGGTAGGAAGAGACTTGGGCTTGAGCGAAGAATTTGTTGGAAGGCATCCTTTCCCCGGACCCGGTTTGGCTATCCGAATTTTGGGCGATATCTCTCCAGAAAAAGTATCCCTTTTGCAGGAAGTGGATCATATATTTATCAGTGAACTCAGAGCACAGGATTTATATGACAAAGTCTGGCAGGCATTTGCGGTTCTTTTACCTGTTTCCTCTGTAGGAGTAATGGGAGATGAAAGAACGTACGAACAAGTAGTTGCGCTGCGTGCTGTAGGAAGTCGAGATGGAATGACTGCTGACTGGTCGCATTTGCCTTATGAATTTTTGGCTTATGTCTCCAATCGCATTATCAATGAGGTAAAAGGAGTAAATCGTGTCGTATATGATATTAGTTCAAAACCTCCTGCGACTATAGAGTGGGAGTAG
- a CDS encoding glycosyltransferase: MKIPKLIHQSWKNQQVPKEWKAFQEKVQQLHPDWEYILWTDESSADYVAKEYPDFYPIYQGFSRNIMRADVFRYLIMYKMGGLYLDLDYEMIRPFDFTEAELVLPYNRQKAMGDAYDGIGNAVFASVPGHPFWKAVIDDLTENPPQVKDFTQIVDATGPMLLTRIFEAGEFQGILSPSRKAFHMEVPKKYRLPEFYLKDPEIYGAHHCAGSWRERWSTAYLKLKIRKMLK, encoded by the coding sequence ATGAAGATTCCAAAACTCATTCACCAAAGCTGGAAAAACCAGCAAGTCCCGAAAGAGTGGAAGGCCTTTCAAGAAAAAGTACAGCAGCTACACCCGGATTGGGAGTATATCTTATGGACAGATGAGAGTTCGGCGGATTATGTAGCAAAGGAATATCCAGATTTTTATCCCATTTATCAGGGCTTCTCTCGCAATATTATGCGGGCAGATGTCTTTCGCTATCTCATTATGTATAAAATGGGAGGGCTTTATCTGGATTTGGATTATGAAATGATCCGGCCCTTCGATTTTACAGAAGCAGAGCTGGTATTGCCCTATAATCGGCAAAAAGCAATGGGAGATGCATATGATGGAATAGGAAATGCCGTATTTGCTTCAGTTCCCGGCCATCCTTTTTGGAAAGCCGTCATCGATGATTTGACTGAAAATCCCCCCCAGGTCAAAGATTTTACCCAAATCGTAGACGCTACAGGTCCGATGCTTTTAACTCGGATTTTTGAAGCTGGAGAATTTCAGGGAATCCTAAGTCCTTCGAGAAAGGCATTTCATATGGAAGTCCCTAAAAAATACCGATTACCGGAATTCTACCTCAAGGATCCGGAGATCTATGGGGCACATCACTGTGCAGGAAGCTGGCGGGAACGCTGGTCCACAGCCTATCTAAAACTAAAGATCAGGAAGATGCTGAAATAG
- the pgl gene encoding 6-phosphogluconolactonase: MKIFQKIYADPERVAEQFARHLAEWMAESEQEHFHIALSGGSTPRLLFDLLARDYANKFPWDIMHFWWGDERCVPPDDADSNFGMTRKHLLDHIDIPEGNIHRVRGENDPATEAIRYGKTIQEFLPIRNGWPVFDLIMLGLGTDGHTASIFPHQMELLEDPNVCVVATHPDSGQKRISLSGGVINEGERIAFLATGVSKAEKYSEIVEQKGSFESYPASYIHPEKGELYWFIDQAAAGQ; the protein is encoded by the coding sequence ATGAAGATATTTCAAAAAATATATGCCGATCCTGAGCGAGTTGCCGAGCAATTCGCCAGGCATCTGGCTGAATGGATGGCTGAAAGTGAACAAGAGCACTTTCACATAGCCCTTTCAGGCGGGAGTACTCCTCGTCTTTTATTCGATCTGCTAGCCAGAGATTATGCAAATAAGTTCCCCTGGGATATTATGCATTTTTGGTGGGGAGACGAAAGATGCGTTCCGCCAGATGATGCCGATAGCAATTTTGGAATGACCCGCAAGCATCTCCTGGATCATATTGATATTCCCGAAGGAAATATACACCGGGTAAGAGGGGAAAATGATCCTGCGACTGAAGCTATCCGGTATGGAAAGACGATTCAGGAATTCCTGCCGATTCGAAATGGCTGGCCGGTTTTTGATTTGATTATGCTAGGACTGGGAACAGATGGCCATACGGCCTCTATTTTCCCCCATCAAATGGAATTGCTGGAAGACCCCAATGTTTGTGTCGTTGCCACTCATCCCGACTCAGGCCAGAAACGGATTTCTCTAAGTGGAGGAGTGATCAATGAAGGAGAAAGAATTGCCTTTTTAGCAACTGGGGTTTCAAAAGCTGAAAAATATTCCGAAATAGTGGAGCAAAAAGGGAGCTTTGAAAGTTATCCAGCTTCCTATATTCATCCAGAGAAAGGAGAGCTGTATTGGTTCATTGACCAGGCAGCTGCCGGTCAATAG
- the zwf gene encoding glucose-6-phosphate dehydrogenase, producing the protein MKADQNQIVVIFGASGDLTNRKLIPALYDLYVQNLLPDCFAVLGVSRTKFSDEAFREKVRKGIVEFAKKPTDDETRLEAFIQMLYYQPIDTKSVDDYGILNSRLDEINASCNTGGNYIFYMSTPPSLYEVIANNLAAHKLNKEKDGFRRLIVEKPFGYNLKTAKELNRKLLRRFKEHQIYRIDHYLGKETVQNLLVTRFSNGIFEPLWNNKYIHHVEITSAESIGVGDRGGYYDGSGAMRDMIQNHLLQIVGMTAMEPPSVIESNSIRNEILKVFQSLRPIKEEEVADFVIRGQYTASTVKGEKVKGYREEKGVPEESRTPTFVGMKFYIDNWRWGGVPFYIRSGKRLPTRVAEIVIHFKRTPHRLFEGLQGFDGHNQLIIRIQPDEGILLKFGLKVPGMGFEVEKVNMDFQYKDLGGQYVPSAYERLLLDAMLGDSTLYARGDAVEAAWEFIDPILNAWEKDDSIPVFGYPAGTWGPEVADNMIDGEGMHWRYPCANLTNDGEFCEL; encoded by the coding sequence ATGAAAGCAGATCAGAATCAAATAGTTGTCATTTTCGGTGCTTCCGGAGACTTGACAAACAGGAAACTCATACCTGCTCTTTATGATCTCTATGTTCAAAATTTACTACCGGATTGCTTTGCGGTTTTAGGGGTAAGTCGGACAAAATTTAGCGATGAGGCTTTCAGAGAAAAAGTAAGGAAAGGAATTGTAGAGTTTGCCAAAAAGCCTACGGATGATGAGACAAGATTGGAAGCTTTCATACAAATGCTGTATTATCAACCTATAGATACCAAGTCGGTTGATGATTATGGCATATTGAATAGCAGACTGGATGAAATCAATGCCTCCTGCAATACGGGAGGAAACTATATCTTTTACATGTCCACTCCTCCCAGTTTATATGAGGTAATCGCCAATAATCTGGCCGCCCATAAACTGAACAAAGAGAAAGATGGATTTAGAAGATTGATTGTAGAAAAACCATTTGGTTACAATCTGAAGACTGCCAAAGAGCTCAATAGAAAGCTTCTCCGAAGATTCAAAGAGCATCAGATCTACCGTATCGATCACTATTTGGGGAAAGAAACGGTTCAAAACCTCCTGGTAACTCGTTTTTCAAATGGGATTTTTGAGCCCCTTTGGAACAATAAATATATCCATCATGTCGAGATCACCTCTGCTGAAAGTATCGGAGTAGGGGATAGAGGAGGATATTACGATGGTTCGGGTGCGATGCGGGATATGATTCAAAATCACCTGCTTCAAATTGTAGGAATGACCGCAATGGAACCACCTTCTGTGATCGAATCTAATTCTATCAGAAATGAAATCCTGAAAGTCTTTCAATCTCTTCGGCCCATAAAGGAAGAGGAAGTAGCTGACTTTGTCATTCGTGGACAATACACAGCTTCGACCGTGAAAGGTGAGAAAGTAAAAGGCTATCGGGAAGAAAAGGGCGTTCCGGAAGAATCCCGTACTCCCACCTTTGTCGGGATGAAATTTTACATCGACAATTGGCGTTGGGGAGGCGTACCTTTTTACATCCGTTCAGGAAAAAGATTACCGACTCGAGTTGCTGAAATCGTCATTCACTTCAAGCGAACCCCTCACAGACTTTTCGAAGGTCTGCAGGGCTTTGATGGCCATAATCAGCTCATCATCCGTATCCAACCGGATGAAGGGATTTTGCTCAAGTTTGGCCTGAAAGTTCCGGGTATGGGATTTGAGGTGGAAAAAGTAAATATGGATTTCCAGTACAAAGATTTGGGAGGCCAATATGTACCCAGTGCATATGAAAGACTCCTGCTCGATGCTATGCTGGGAGATTCTACTCTTTATGCGCGTGGAGATGCTGTCGAAGCTGCCTGGGAATTCATTGATCCCATCCTCAATGCATGGGAAAAGGATGATAGCATTCCGGTATTTGGATATCCTGCCGGAACCTGGGGGCCCGAAGTGGCAGATAATATGATTGATGGTGAGGGAATGCACTGGAGATATCCCTGTGCGAATCTCACCAATGATGGTGAATTTTGTGAATTGTAA
- the gnd gene encoding decarboxylating 6-phosphogluconate dehydrogenase, with the protein MKIGFIGLGKMGGNMVHRLLLNEHEVVAYDLSQEAIEVAVSKGAAAASGFENMLSQLPERKVIWIMVPSGKPVDMTLEGLAPLLNEGDIIIEGGNSFWRDSVRRAATLKEKGIHMIDCGVSGGVWGLTEGYALMYGGEKEAADYIEPIVRTLAPEKGWLHCGESGTGHMVKMVHNGIEYGMMQAYAEGFEILEKAPQALDLPKIADMWMYGSVIRSWLLELAGLALKDDPKLEEIKGYVNDSGEGRWTVQTAIDFDVPAHVITSSLFTRFESRQDESFAMKMLAALRNQFGGHAVKKAD; encoded by the coding sequence ATGAAAATTGGATTCATCGGACTCGGAAAAATGGGTGGAAACATGGTCCACCGTCTTTTGCTGAATGAGCATGAAGTAGTAGCCTATGATCTTTCTCAGGAAGCAATTGAGGTAGCTGTTTCTAAAGGAGCCGCTGCTGCCAGTGGATTTGAAAATATGCTGTCCCAACTCCCCGAAAGAAAAGTGATTTGGATCATGGTTCCATCGGGTAAGCCAGTCGATATGACTTTGGAGGGTCTGGCACCTTTGCTCAATGAAGGAGATATCATCATAGAAGGAGGGAACTCATTTTGGAGAGATTCGGTTAGACGTGCTGCCACTTTGAAAGAAAAAGGCATTCATATGATCGATTGTGGAGTAAGTGGTGGAGTATGGGGACTTACAGAAGGCTATGCCCTGATGTATGGAGGTGAAAAAGAAGCGGCTGATTATATAGAACCTATTGTCAGAACTTTGGCACCTGAAAAGGGATGGCTGCACTGTGGAGAAAGCGGTACAGGTCATATGGTAAAGATGGTTCATAATGGAATCGAGTACGGTATGATGCAAGCGTATGCAGAAGGATTTGAAATCCTGGAAAAAGCGCCTCAGGCCCTCGACCTTCCAAAAATTGCGGATATGTGGATGTATGGATCTGTAATCCGAAGCTGGCTACTTGAGTTGGCTGGATTGGCCCTCAAGGATGATCCTAAGCTTGAAGAAATCAAAGGATATGTAAATGATAGTGGAGAAGGCCGTTGGACTGTACAAACAGCTATTGACTTCGATGTGCCTGCTCATGTAATTACCTCTTCGCTCTTTACACGCTTTGAGTCTCGTCAGGACGAATCATTTGCGATGAAAATGTTAGCAGCTTTGAGAAATCAGTTTGGAGGACATGCAGTAAAAAAAGCTGACTAG
- a CDS encoding energy transducer TonB — MSNKGNTKLLTYILEKERKEKAAKRKKLFIYTGTVLVLALTGFGIFLNMRKNPLPLKPIYASADLSLQGVAKMLKEEPNGIIVKNSANGQIDTLRSIDEFRYIAGIISAPSTTRTQITNIPSENMELETVSSNAFDPEMDKVKREVQTTASRLEVNEPVVAADIMPSFPGGEAALYQFLSKQIRYPRQAVKNKTEGTVYVRFVIQPDGAITSPEVMKGIGFGCDEEALRVIRSMPAWNPGEIKGQKVPVFSSLAVNFKFL; from the coding sequence ATGAGTAACAAAGGGAATACCAAATTATTGACCTACATTCTTGAGAAAGAACGTAAGGAAAAGGCAGCCAAACGTAAAAAACTGTTTATCTATACAGGTACCGTTTTGGTGCTAGCCTTGACAGGATTTGGTATCTTCCTAAACATGAGAAAAAATCCTCTACCTTTGAAGCCTATCTATGCCAGTGCTGATCTAAGTTTGCAGGGGGTTGCAAAAATGTTGAAGGAAGAGCCCAATGGAATCATTGTTAAGAATTCTGCGAATGGTCAGATCGATACCCTGAGAAGTATAGATGAATTTCGTTATATCGCAGGGATCATTTCTGCACCCTCTACCACCCGGACCCAGATCACAAATATCCCCTCTGAAAATATGGAGTTGGAGACCGTAAGCAGCAATGCTTTTGATCCGGAAATGGATAAGGTGAAAAGAGAAGTGCAAACCACCGCTAGTAGATTGGAGGTGAATGAGCCGGTAGTAGCCGCTGACATTATGCCTTCATTTCCGGGCGGGGAAGCTGCACTCTATCAATTTCTTTCCAAACAAATTCGCTATCCAAGGCAAGCTGTTAAGAACAAAACAGAAGGTACGGTATATGTTCGCTTTGTTATTCAGCCTGATGGAGCCATTACCAGTCCGGAAGTGATGAAAGGGATAGGCTTTGGCTGCGATGAGGAAGCCCTTAGGGTGATCCGCTCTATGCCAGCCTGGAACCCGGGAGAGATCAAGGGACAAAAAGTTCCGGTATTCTCTAGCCTGGCAGTGAATTTTAAATTTTTGTAA
- a CDS encoding methyltransferase domain-containing protein produces the protein MKPDLNPIDQRYNLIEEKISMGELDMTISRIADTDALLDELIEKGEEHEDVLDERIPYWAELWPSAIAMGRYLSAKPELVKGKTVLEIGCGLGLSGMVAHALGGKVTLSDYLPAALELAEYNWNKNFEEDAQLLQLDWREVKPEQGADVILAADVAYEERAFEPLMHAFKILMQPDTKLILTEPNRHIAREFLKMLEGSGLKVEKHKSEIRYREINTVVNLYLLQFPS, from the coding sequence ATGAAACCGGACTTAAACCCCATAGATCAACGCTATAACTTGATAGAAGAAAAAATCTCTATGGGAGAGCTAGATATGACCATCTCCCGCATCGCCGACACCGATGCCCTCCTCGACGAACTCATCGAAAAAGGCGAAGAACACGAAGACGTATTGGACGAGCGCATTCCCTATTGGGCGGAACTCTGGCCATCTGCCATTGCCATGGGACGCTATCTTTCTGCAAAGCCCGAACTCGTAAAAGGCAAGACTGTATTAGAGATCGGTTGTGGGCTAGGACTTTCGGGTATGGTTGCTCATGCTTTAGGAGGAAAGGTCACCCTCTCAGATTACCTCCCGGCTGCTTTAGAATTAGCGGAATATAATTGGAATAAGAATTTCGAGGAAGATGCTCAATTGCTGCAGCTGGATTGGCGGGAAGTCAAGCCTGAACAGGGAGCGGATGTTATCCTGGCAGCAGATGTTGCCTACGAAGAAAGAGCTTTTGAACCATTGATGCATGCATTCAAGATTCTCATGCAACCAGACACTAAGTTAATCCTCACAGAACCCAACCGACATATCGCCAGAGAATTCCTCAAAATGCTGGAGGGAAGCGGATTGAAAGTCGAAAAACATAAAAGCGAAATTAGATACCGGGAAATCAATACCGTAGTGAATTTATACCTCCTGCAATTTCCTTCCTGA